A window of Bradyrhizobium diazoefficiens genomic DNA:
GCAGATCATGGCGCGGTCGCTCGACTGGATCATCGTCGATCTCGAGCACGGGCCGATCGGGCTCACCGAAGCCCATGCGATGATCGCGGCGACGACCGGCACGCCGTGCACGCCCCTGGTGCGGATCGCAGCGAACGAGCCGTGGCTTGCGAAGGCGCCGATGGACATCGGTGCCTTCGGCATCAACTTTCCGATGATCACGAACCGCACCGATGCCGAGAAGGCCGTGCGCAGCGTGCGCTACCCGCCGGGCGGCGATCGGCTCTGGGGCCCGTTCCATGCCCCGTTCCGCTGGGGCCAGTCGATGCCGGACTACATGGCCTCTGCCGACGAAGAGATGATCTGCATGATCACCATCGAGCATGTTGATGCCGTCAACCGCATCGACGAGATCATGGCGACACCGGGCATCGATGTCGCGGTGATCGGCCCCGGCGATCTCGCCACCTCCATCAACAAGCGCGGCCAGATGGACGACCCGGAATTGCTTGAGCTGATCGCGCGCGCCGAGGCCGGCATCCTCAGAAGCGGCGTGCCGATCGGCGGCGTGGCCCGCACCGCCGACCAGGCCAATGCCCTTATCGACCGCGGCTACCGCGCGATTGCGCTCGGCTTTGACTGGTCGCTATTCCAGCGCGGCATCATGGCGGCGTTCGAGGGCATCAAGCGCTGAAAAATCAGCACCAAGTCATTGAAAACAATCAGTATTTACATTTTCGACCGGTGCAAGCCGCTGTCTTGCCGTGCGTCGAACGGACTGGCCTCAAACGGGTTGGTTCGTGCTAGAGCAGGCAGCGAGCGGGAGATCCGTTCGCTGCACATATTTTAATCCGCGGGAACCGAAAGAGCCGATGCGCGGGAAATCCAAAAACATTTCGCTGCCGCGCCGCCTGATTTGCGACCTCATGCACGCCTCGATGGACGTGCCCTTCGTTTCACTGTCCCGCTCGCTCAATATCCGCCCCCTGCTGGAGGCCCGTGCCGGGGCGATGGCACCCGCCGGCTGG
This region includes:
- a CDS encoding aldolase/citrate lyase family protein is translated as MSVPSPPLNRLRQLWHEGRPAFGAIATIPSVQAVQIMARSLDWIIVDLEHGPIGLTEAHAMIAATTGTPCTPLVRIAANEPWLAKAPMDIGAFGINFPMITNRTDAEKAVRSVRYPPGGDRLWGPFHAPFRWGQSMPDYMASADEEMICMITIEHVDAVNRIDEIMATPGIDVAVIGPGDLATSINKRGQMDDPELLELIARAEAGILRSGVPIGGVARTADQANALIDRGYRAIALGFDWSLFQRGIMAAFEGIKR